One genomic segment of Deltaproteobacteria bacterium includes these proteins:
- a CDS encoding NTP transferase domain-containing protein gives MIPCENSPLLYAVILAGGSGTSLWPLSRMLQPKQLLHLPGCQNGRSLVQETVARIVPYVPPDRLVVVTHREQELEIRRHSEMLDAEIAAAATSWQSR, from the coding sequence ATGATTCCTTGCGAAAACTCCCCTTTGCTTTACGCCGTCATCCTGGCGGGTGGTTCCGGGACCAGTCTCTGGCCCCTGTCGCGGATGTTGCAACCTAAACAATTACTGCATCTGCCGGGATGTCAGAATGGCCGCAGCCTGGTGCAAGAAACCGTGGCACGGATCGTTCCATATGTGCCCCCTGATCGGTTAGTGGTAGTGACGCACCGCGAGCAAGAACTGGAGATCCGCCGCCATTCGGAAATGTTAGATGCAGAAATTGCGGCGGCGGCAACAT